Part of the Mercenaria mercenaria strain notata unplaced genomic scaffold, MADL_Memer_1 contig_1877, whole genome shotgun sequence genome is shown below.
GATCATTCCCAAAAGACAATAAACCTTTTATAACTAGACTAGCACAAGCAGGTTTCTATTATGCAAACAGTGGTGACGAAGTTGTTTGTTACAGTTGCGCGCGCAGAAAAAGTAACTGGCGTGAAGATGATATTCCAATGGATATCCACCGACAGTTAAATCCGAATTGTAATTTTCTTCTCCGAAACTCCGAAGTTAATGTTCCTATAAGGGTATCAGAGAGCTTTCTTCAAAACAGCACTAGACCAACTTCTCACCAGCATCTTCAAAATGGAAACGGTACCGACACAACTTCTGCCTCAAACACAACGCCACTAAATACATTGAAACATTCACTTCAAACGACCATCCAAACAAGTTCACCGAGCAGCAACATATTTCAAAGGACATTACAAAACAATACAGGGCTAGTTAGTTCATCGGCAATAGACACCGTACCTTCTAATCGAATGCCGTCAAGGGCTCATGGCAATTTTGTACAAACGGTAGAGACAAGTTCAATAGCTCTGGAACGACAATCGCATCATACTACAGTATCAAGCAGTACCTTTGACCCTTCCAATGATGGCTCTTCAACACCAGCATCACAAAACACAACTGAAGGtatcaatttcattaaaaatgttaaaataacttTATGTACTTAGG
Proteins encoded:
- the LOC128551968 gene encoding death-associated inhibitor of apoptosis 1-like, whose amino-acid sequence is MDIHRQLNPNCNFLLRNSEVNVPIRVSESFLQNSTRPTSHQHLQNGNGTDTTSASNTTPLNTLKHSLQTTIQTSSPSSNIFQRTLQNNTGLVSSSAIDTVPSNRMPSRAHGNFVQTVETSSIALERQSHHTTVSSSTFDPSNDGSSTPASQNTTEGANRSSTPKYPKYASKTVRVTSFNDCGDIVIPPDSLADSGFFYAGFGDCVRCFQCGVGKKLKTISHFRFYGRLNSLFRCKDN